From the genome of Gemmatimonadales bacterium:
CCTCTCGATCGGGTACTCCGCCTGCCATTGGTGCCACGTGATGGCGCACGAGTCGTTCGAGAACCCGTCGATCGCCGCCCAGATGAACGAGGCGTTTGTCTGCGTGAAGGTGGACCGGGAAGAACGTCCCGACCTCGACGACATCTACATGGCCGCGACCATGGCGATGAACCATGGCCAGGGCGGGTGGCCGATGACGGTGTTCCTCACGCCCGACCAGCAGCCGTTCTTCGCGGGTACCTACTTCCCGCCGGAGGACCGCCACGGCCGGCCGGGATTTCCCGCCATTCTGCGGCGCATCGCCGAGCTGTGGCGCGACAACCGCCCCGCGCTGGAACGGGTGGGAACGGAACTCACCACGCACCTGCGCCAGGCCGCCGATTCCCATCCCGGCCCGGTCGACCTCGACGCCGCCTTCGCACGGTTGCTCGACCAGCTTACCGGCACCTTTGACGCCACCTGGGGCGGGTTCGGGCGGGCCCCGAAGTTCCCGCCGGCAACCCTCCTGCGCCTGCTGTTGATCATGCACCGCCGCGGCGACGACGGACGCGCGCTGCAGATGGTCCGGCGGACGCTCGATGGAATGGCACGCGGCGGGATGTACGACCAGATCGGCGGCGGGTTCAGCCGCTATGCGACCGACGACCAATGGCTGGTGCCGCACTTCGAGAAGATGCTCTATGACAACGCGCTGCTGACGCGCGCCTATCTCGAGGGTTACCAGGTGACCGGCGACCGGTTCTATCGGACCATTGCCACGGAGGTGCTCGACTACATCCTCCGCGAGATGACGGCGCCGGAGGGGGGATTCTACTCTGCCACCGATGCCGATTCAGAGGGGGTGGAGGGAAAGTTCTTCGTCTGGACCAGTGCAGAGTTCGAGGCGGTGCTGGGCCCCGATGCGCCGCTGGCCGCGGCGTGGTTCGACGTGACGGAGATGGGCAACTGGGAGGGGCACTCAATCCCCCGCACACCACGGATGCTCGCTGACGTGGCCGCGGACTTCGGCATCGACGCGGACGATGCGGCCACCCGGCTCGCGTCGGCGCGACAGCGTCTGTACGCGGCCCGGCTCCTGCGCATCCCACCGGGGCTCGACGACAAGGTGCTCACGTCGTGGAACGGGCTGATGATCGGCGCGATGGCGGAGGGGGCGCGGGTCCTCGGCGAGCCGCGCTACCTCGAGGGCGCGGTGCGTGCCGCGGACTTCGCGCTCGCCCAGTTGCGCGGCCCCGATGGCCGCCTCCTCCGCAGCTGGCGCCGCTGCACCGCCCACCTCAACGCCTACCTCGAGGACTACGCCTTCCTCGGCAACGGATTGCTCGACCTGTACGAGGCGGGCGGGGGGGAGCGGTATCTCGTGGCGGCGCACTCGCTCGCCGAGCGGATCCTGGCCGACTTTGCCTCGCCCGATGGCGGGCTCTTCAGCACCTCGGCGGACCACGAGATGCTCCTGGTGCGCCACCGCGAGGGCCACGACGGCGCCGTGCCGGCCGCCAACGCCGCCGCGGCCCACCTCCTCGCTCGGCTCGCCGCGCACGAGGGCCGGGACGACTGGCGTGTGGCCGCCGAGTCGGCGCTGGGGGCCTGGGGCGCCGTCATTGCGCGGGAGCCGCGCGCGTTCGCCCAAAGCCTCATCGCGCTGGACTTCCTCCGGGAGGGACCGCTCGAACTCGCCTTCATCGGGCGCCCGGACGACGTCGAGCTGGAGGCCCTGCTCCGGGAAGTCGCCCGGCACTTTGTGCCCCACCGCATCATCGCCCACCACGACCCCGCCACAGGGGATTCCGAACGCCCGCTGCTGGCCGGCAAGACCCTCGTGAACGGGCAGGCGGCGCTCTACGTCTGCCGCGACTTCGCCTGCCGGGCGCCGGTCACCCGCGCGGCCGATGTGGCGTCGGCACTCGGCATCTCGGGCGGCTGAGTCGGGTATGCGGGGGCAGGACCGTGTACCGCACGCTATATTGCTTGGGTACGCCCCATCTCTCTGGCCGCCCTCGACGGGCGGAAGGCGCGGTTCCCGATGTCGACAATTCGAGTCACCTTCCCCAGCCGGGATGCGGCATCGTTCTCGGATGACGTGAAAGCACGGGTCTCGGACTACTTCACCTCCCGTGATCTCTCGGACAAGGCCGACTGGCGGATGGTCCTCAAGGGACTGATCCTGCTCGCCGTCACCTTTGTCCCGTACGGGATGATCCTCAGCAATCGCTTCGGCCCTTGGACGATGCTCGGGCTGGCGGCCGTGATGGGCGTGGGCGTGGCGGGGATCGGCTTCAGCATCTCGCACGACGCGCTGCACGGCGCCTACTCCAACCACGCCTGGGTCAACCGTGTCATCGGGTGGACCTTCGACATGTGCGGCGCCAACGGGTACATGTGGAAGGTCACGCACAACGTGATCCACCACACCTATACCAACATCGAAGGACTCGACGAAGACCTCACCGTCTCGCCCCTGCTCCGCCTCTCCCCACACACCGAGTGGAAGCCGTTCCACCGATTCCAGCATCTCTACGGGTTCCTGGCCTACAGCTTCTCGACGCTCTTCTGGGTCTTCGTGAAGGACTACAAGTACTTCCTCCAGAAGGACATCGGGCCCTTCCTCGACCGGAAGAACCCGCGCAAGGAAGTCGCCGGCCTCTTCATCGGGAAGGCGTTCTACTACAGCTGGGCCATCATCATTCCGTTCTTTGTCGTCAACGTCACCTGGTGGCAGTTTGCCATCGGCTTCGTGGTGATGAACCTGGTGGCCGGCACCATCCTTGGCGTGGTCTTCCAGCTGGCGCACGTCGTGGAAGACATCACCTATCCGACCCCGGACGCCTCGGGCGCGATGGGATCCGCCTGGATGCAGCACGAGATGGAAACGACCTCCGACTTCGGGCCGAAGAACTGGCTGCTCTGCTGGTATGTCGGCGGGCTGAATTTCCAGGTGGAGCATCATCTCTTCCCGAAGGTATGCAGCATTCACTATCCCGCCATCAGCGAGATTGTGAAGGAGACGGCGCTGGCGCACGGCCTGCCGTACAACCAGCACGCCACTTTCCGCGAGGCGGTGGCCTCTCACTACAAGTCGCTCAGGCGGCTCAGCATCGAGCCGCTGGCCGCCGCCGCCTGACGGACGGCCGACCGGACCGGACGTGAAGCGACTCTGGTACTGGCGGTGGCGCCTGCTCGGCCGGGAACCGGTGGCCTGCCTCGGGTGCGGCGGGCCGCTGACGCAACAGGCGGTGGCGTGGTGCCATGCCACCGCCGGCGAGATTGAACTCTCCCTGCAGGGACTCCCGTTCCGCGTGTGCGGCAACGGCTGCACCGACCGCCGCCAGCCGCGGGCGGGATTCGTCGCCGAACTCGAGGCGGCGCTGCTCGACGGCGGCCACATCCCCATGGCTCACCCGACCGGACAGGCGGGCGCCCTCAGCTGCTACGCCTGCGCCAACCGGGTCTGGCGACCCGACACCGGCACCGGCGAGGTGCACGGCACCCTTCCCTTCCCCGGCCTGCCTGCCATCAACGTCACCGTCCGCGGCCCGGTGCGCACCTGCAACGGGTGCGGGCGCATGCAGCTCCTTCCCTCCGATGAAATCCGCCGCGACCTGAGCGCCGCCCTGGTCGAGGCGATCGAAGCTGCGGGCGTGCGCTCCAGCTTCCGGCAGTAATCAGCGCCAGGTCAGCACCCGCGCCACTGCGTGCCGAGGCGAGTCGAACCCCTCCTCGGCGGGATACCCGACCGCCACCAGCGCCGGCACCCTGGCGTATTCCGGCAGCCCCAGGATCGACTTCACCTTGTCCGGATCGAAACCCAGCATGGGTGAGGTGCCGAGGCCAAGACTCTCGGCGATGAGGAGCAGGTACCCCAGGGCGATGTAACTCTGTCCTGCGCCCCAGGCCTCGCGTTCCGCCGCGCTTTGCGCCCCCAGGGTCTTGCGCAGGTGCGCCTTGGTACCGGCGGCCCTGTCGGCCGGCAGCGTGGGCGAGAAGGTCTCCTCGATGTTCTCGAGCGCGTTACCCGTGTCGGTATAAAGAACGAGCAGCACGGGCGCGGCGCCGACCTGCGGCTGGCCGAACGCCGCCGCTTGGAGCCGTGCCTTGAGTTCCGAATCCCGCACCGCCACCCAGCGCCAGGGCTGAACGTTGTAGGCCGACGGCGCATGCCCGGCCCCCTCGAGGAGCAGGGTCAATGCCTCGTCGGAGACGGGGCGATCGGTGTAGCGTCGAATGGAGTGCCGGGACTCGGCGGCTTCAAGGACGGCGTTGCCGAGCAGAGTACTGTTCATTTATATGTGCTCCCATTTAGTGTTATAACATTTATTAGATCAAGAAAGAGCCCCGGTGATCCGGGGCGCCGGGCTACCCGTTTCGGGTGGGGGTCAGGCGACGAATCTCGTCCAGGATGCCGATCAAGGTGCGCAGCCTGGCGCCCGAGACGCGACCGACTTCGTTGTCCTCGAGTTCCTTCAGAGGCGCGGCGACCTTGTCGAGCACCGCCAAGCCGCGGGGTGTGATCTTCGAGGTCACGACCCGGCGATCGTTGGTGTTCCGGGCCCGCACCACTAGTCCCATTTTCTCCAGCCGGTCGAGCAGCCGGGTCGTGTCGGCCACCGGTGCCACCAGACGACCCTGTACCTCGCACCGCGGCAACCCCTCCGCCCCCGCCCCACGCAGGATGCGCAGGACGTTGTACTGGGTGGGCGTCAGCCCGTACGGCCGCAGCAGATCGGCCAGGCGCAGGTCGAGCAGCGCCGCCGTCCGCTTGATGCCCAGTACCGCCTCCTGCACCGGCGAGGCGAACGGCTTGTTCTGCTTCAGTTCCCTTGCGAGTTGGCTCATATCCGAATATTATGTGTTGTAACACTAAATGTCAAGTATCGCGTTTGATGAGGAGAATATCCCAGATGCCGCACCCCGCAACCACCCCCACCGGCCGGTCCACGGCAGGCATCCTCCCTGGCATCGAGACACCGGAAGGCGAGGGGATGATCGTCTACCGCCCCTTTCCCTCGCACGCCGCACGCGAAATCGACCCTTTCCTCCTCCTCGACCGCCTCGGCCCAGTCACCATCGCGCCAGGCGCCGCCGCCGGGGTGCCGCCGCATCCGCACGCCGGATTCGAGGTGGTCAGCTACGTCCTCCAGGGCGGCCTGGAACACCGTGACTCGGCGGGCCACCACGGCCGACTCGGCCCCGGCGACGTGCAGTGGATGACCGCGGGGTCGGGAATCGTGCACTCCGAGATGCCGGCGGCGGACCTCCGCACCCGGGGCGGCACGCTCGAAGCCATCCAGCTCTGGATCAACCTCCCCGCGCGGGACAAGCAGATGCCGCCGCGCTACGGCGACGTCCCGACGGCGAACATCCCTGTGGCGACCTCGGCCGATGGCCTCGCCACCGTGCGTGTCATCGCCGGCGAGGCACTCGGCGCCAGCGCCACTCTCCCGCTCCGCACCGCGATCACCTACCTGCACTGGACCCTGCAGCCGGGCGCCGCCATCGCCCAGCCACTGCCCAGCGGCACCGAGGCGATGGCGTACGTGCTCCACGGCGCGGCACGCTTCGGCAGCGACGCCGCCACCGCCACACGGGATCAGCTGGTCCGCTTCGCCGGGGAAGACGGACCCGTCACCTTCGGCGTGCCCTCCGATGGCGCGCCCGCCGAGCTGCTCCTGCTGGCCGGTCCGCCGACCGGGGAACCGGTGGCGCGCTCGGGGCCGTTCGTGATGAACACGATGGGCGAGATTCGGGCGGTGATTGGCAGATACAAGGCGGGTGAGCTGGGGGTGGTGGAGGGGTAGGCCTCGCCCCTGTCCCCCTCTCCGGCAAGCGGAGAGAGGGACGGAAGCTGTACCCCTGATGACGCTGGGGCCGAGGACGTACTAGTTGGCCCGCATCGATCGCGGGATGCCGAGCGGGTATCGGCGGTTGATCGTGGGCCGGACCGTTGTGCCCGGAGCCCGATTCCGTCCGAGTGCGGAGGCCAGCCTGGCTGCTGCAAGCGGCACATCGGGGCAGATGTTCTCGTAGTTGCCCTCGGCGGCCGACGACGCGATGACGCCGGCGGCGCCGCTGGCGCGTACCCGGTTGTAGCAGGCCTGCTCCGAGTAGGGGACATACCAGAAGGTCCGCTCCCGGCTGAGCAGTCGACCACCTTCCTGGGACCAGACAAGTGCGTCGAAGGTCAGCGGGCCGACGTCATGGCCACTGCCGACCTGCTCCACGCCATTGCCGACAGTCCACCGTTCCAGCCTGGTGTTGGCATCGTAGTACTCGCGGGCATAGTAGAATTCCTCCCCGTCGTCTCGCCAGGCGATGCGACCCCCAGCGGCCGGGGTGCTCGTGATGTGGAGCGAGTTCGGATCCGGACATCCACCAGACCACGAGCGTTTCGAGAACTCCTGCGTTTGGCCCCCTCGCAGCGGAATCAAGACACGGAACTCCTCTCCTTCGCTGGGGCGGGTAGAGCAGTCGTCATTGAAGTCCCACACGTACTCGAGATACACCCAGTCCCCTGTCGGTGACACGCTGACCAACTCCGGCGTGTACCATGCGGATGCCCAGTAATACTGTGCGCCTGCCAGATTCGCGGGGAAGCCCTGCGTGATATTGGTGGGGCCGAAACGACGCGATGCGTCTGGGGAACCGAGCCGGACCTGCAAGTCGGTCCGGACCCAGAGGGGGCCATTGCTCTCGACCGGGCGCAAGTAGGCGGTGTCCTGCTCGAGAAAGACGATGGCGTCCCCGCTGGTACTCCCCGCGCCGACCCATTCCCCGCCTGACAGCCGGTACTGGTCAATTCCCGCCGCCGCCAGCCGCCCGCCCTGCGCGATGGAGGTAAAGGCGACTGGTTGCCCGCCAACACTCACTTGCTCGGGCCCACCCTTGCGCTGGATGACCGACTGGACTTGATACCACGCATTGCCGGTGTTCGTGATGGTGAGCCCGCAGAGCGGGGTGCCCGGCCTCTCATAGGAGAGCAGCTTGAGTGAGCCGTAGGCGTCGAGCTGATGGACGCTTTCACCGTTCGGAACGTGCTCTACGGCTTGGGTGGCAACGGAGTCACCCGTAGCCGGGTCTTCTCGCGACACGGCGGCTCCCCGGATCACGTACTCCTTGAGCTCGGCGGCGGTGAGACTTGGATCCATGGCCAAGAGTTGCGCGGCCACACCGCCCACGAAGGGAGCTGAGAGGGACGTACCGGAATCAGTCTGCAAATGTCCATCAAAAGCGAGGGTCGCGATGCGGGTCGCGGGCGCAAGT
Proteins encoded in this window:
- a CDS encoding nitroreductase family protein; the protein is MNSTLLGNAVLEAAESRHSIRRYTDRPVSDEALTLLLEGAGHAPSAYNVQPWRWVAVRDSELKARLQAAAFGQPQVGAAPVLLVLYTDTGNALENIEETFSPTLPADRAAGTKAHLRKTLGAQSAAEREAWGAGQSYIALGYLLLIAESLGLGTSPMLGFDPDKVKSILGLPEYARVPALVAVGYPAEEGFDSPRHAVARVLTWR
- a CDS encoding thioredoxin domain-containing protein — its product is MARKPNRLAGATSPYLLQHADNPVDWFPWGAEALARARTEDKPILLSIGYSACHWCHVMAHESFENPSIAAQMNEAFVCVKVDREERPDLDDIYMAATMAMNHGQGGWPMTVFLTPDQQPFFAGTYFPPEDRHGRPGFPAILRRIAELWRDNRPALERVGTELTTHLRQAADSHPGPVDLDAAFARLLDQLTGTFDATWGGFGRAPKFPPATLLRLLLIMHRRGDDGRALQMVRRTLDGMARGGMYDQIGGGFSRYATDDQWLVPHFEKMLYDNALLTRAYLEGYQVTGDRFYRTIATEVLDYILREMTAPEGGFYSATDADSEGVEGKFFVWTSAEFEAVLGPDAPLAAAWFDVTEMGNWEGHSIPRTPRMLADVAADFGIDADDAATRLASARQRLYAARLLRIPPGLDDKVLTSWNGLMIGAMAEGARVLGEPRYLEGAVRAADFALAQLRGPDGRLLRSWRRCTAHLNAYLEDYAFLGNGLLDLYEAGGGERYLVAAHSLAERILADFASPDGGLFSTSADHEMLLVRHREGHDGAVPAANAAAAHLLARLAAHEGRDDWRVAAESALGAWGAVIAREPRAFAQSLIALDFLREGPLELAFIGRPDDVELEALLREVARHFVPHRIIAHHDPATGDSERPLLAGKTLVNGQAALYVCRDFACRAPVTRAADVASALGISGG
- a CDS encoding MarR family transcriptional regulator, with amino-acid sequence MSQLARELKQNKPFASPVQEAVLGIKRTAALLDLRLADLLRPYGLTPTQYNVLRILRGAGAEGLPRCEVQGRLVAPVADTTRLLDRLEKMGLVVRARNTNDRRVVTSKITPRGLAVLDKVAAPLKELEDNEVGRVSGARLRTLIGILDEIRRLTPTRNG
- a CDS encoding acyl-CoA desaturase; this translates as MSTIRVTFPSRDAASFSDDVKARVSDYFTSRDLSDKADWRMVLKGLILLAVTFVPYGMILSNRFGPWTMLGLAAVMGVGVAGIGFSISHDALHGAYSNHAWVNRVIGWTFDMCGANGYMWKVTHNVIHHTYTNIEGLDEDLTVSPLLRLSPHTEWKPFHRFQHLYGFLAYSFSTLFWVFVKDYKYFLQKDIGPFLDRKNPRKEVAGLFIGKAFYYSWAIIIPFFVVNVTWWQFAIGFVVMNLVAGTILGVVFQLAHVVEDITYPTPDASGAMGSAWMQHEMETTSDFGPKNWLLCWYVGGLNFQVEHHLFPKVCSIHYPAISEIVKETALAHGLPYNQHATFREAVASHYKSLRRLSIEPLAAAA
- a CDS encoding pirin family protein translates to MPHPATTPTGRSTAGILPGIETPEGEGMIVYRPFPSHAAREIDPFLLLDRLGPVTIAPGAAAGVPPHPHAGFEVVSYVLQGGLEHRDSAGHHGRLGPGDVQWMTAGSGIVHSEMPAADLRTRGGTLEAIQLWINLPARDKQMPPRYGDVPTANIPVATSADGLATVRVIAGEALGASATLPLRTAITYLHWTLQPGAAIAQPLPSGTEAMAYVLHGAARFGSDAATATRDQLVRFAGEDGPVTFGVPSDGAPAELLLLAGPPTGEPVARSGPFVMNTMGEIRAVIGRYKAGELGVVEG